The Maridesulfovibrio sp. genomic sequence GATACCCCTGGCGCATCAAAGAATGGATGAGTGCCCATGATCTTACTCAAATAAAGATCGCAAAAGACATAGGGATTTCCAAATCGATTGTGAGCAGCACAATCAATGGATCGACAAACAACAAAAAAGTACTGGCATATCTTAGAGATAAGGGATGCCCGCAAAAGTATCTCTCTTTGCCTGAAGAGATGAAAGAGGACAAAGAATGAGAGAATTCAAAATAACAGCAGAGGTCATCACACACGCAGACATATATGTGCATGTCGCGGACGATGATGACGAAGGAAAAGCACTGGAAATAGCTCAAGAGCACTTGTCCATTTTTCATCTTGAAGAGCAGGAAGAAGAATTTAGCAGCAAAGCAGTAACTAATGAAACGGACAAAATTGTAGTCCTTGGATCACCATATAATAGAGCTGATTTGTTGTCTGCGGAAGAAGTGGACGACTTAGATTAATAAAATCCCAAACAAGCGACAAAACATCATGTGCAAGCATTACCCCTCAGCAAAAATATACACAGCATTGGGCGTTACGCGACAAGCCTTTGAGAAACGTGCAAAGCTTGAAGGCTGGCCTTTTCGTACACGTCAGGGTCGAGGCGGTGGTAAAGAATACGCTTTCGACACACTCCCTGAAAGCGTGCGCACCGCGATCCTGAAGCACGAAGCCTGCACCGCTGATGTTTGTCCCGTATCATCTACACCCACCCAGGGGCCGACCCTTGACTCATTGTCAGATAAGAAACGCGCCAAGGCTTTGGCCCGTGCTGACCTCGTTGCCTTGTACACCTCACACCTCAGCAAGGCGAAAAGAGGCGGCAAAGCGGAAGCCAAAACTCTATTCATAGCAGCATACAAGGGTGGCGCATGGCCCCAACTTTTAGGCACGCTTGGTGTCAAGGTTTCATGGAAAACCATTGAGCGTTGGAAGGTTACCCTGCGTGAAGAGCAGTCAGTTGTTGCCCTGGCCGATGGACGCGGCAAAGGCAATGCAGCCCGTACCGTCATGACCGAACAGCACACCGATATTCTGCTGAAAGCGGTGCTCAATCCCAACTCCACCACCATATCAGAATCAATTGATACGGCCATGGGACTCATGTCTATACAAGGGCTGTATTGCCCCTCAGAAAAAACCATGCGTCGCTGGCTCCAGCGGTGGAAAGAAACCCATTTTGGAACATGGGTTTTCACACGTGAAGGTAAAAAGAGCTGGAATGACAAAGCCGCGTTTTTTATTGAGAGGGATTATGACCTTATTGAAGTCGGCGACATCATGGTTGCTGACGGCCACGTGCTCAACTTTGAGACCACCAACCCATGGACAGGCAAACCCCAGCGTATGGAATTGGTTATGTGGTACGACATGGCTTCCAATTGCCCCTTAGGGTGGGAGATCATGCCAACCGAAAATACTCAGGCTATCGCGTCGGCATTCCGCCGCGCCTGCATAGCTCTCGGTAAGTATCCCCGCATTGCCTACCTTGATAACGGCCGCGCTTTTCGTTCCAAATATTTCAACGGCACCAAGTTCGAGCAGACCGGAATCGGCGGTCTATTTCAAGAACTGGGCGTCCAGACAATTTTTGCATGGCCATATCATGGCCAGTCAAAAACAATCGAAAGGTTTTTCGGCACATTACACCAGCTTGAGCAATGGGTTCCCAGTTACGTGGGTAACTGCATTGATAACAAGCCGCCTCGCCTGCATCGCGGCGAAACCATGCACCGCAAGGCATACGAAGGTACTGGCGGCCGTCCTTTAACCATGGAAGAAACCCATGTGGCTGTGGCCCGTTGGATAGACAAGTACATCAATAAGCCGCAGCGCGGACATCTGAACGGTAGATGTCCGGCAGAACTTTTTGTTGCTGGTCGCGGCCCCGGTGTTGATGAACAGCAGCTTCGCCACCTGATGATGGTCAAAGAGTACCGTAAGATAACCCGTGAAGGTATCAAGCTTTTCGGCGAAAGATACTACTCACCGGAATTGTACAGCCGTACCCATTCAGTACAAGTCCGTTATGACATGCATGATATGTCCTGCGTTCATGTCTACCGAGACGGCGAATTTATCTGTACAGCACCCAAGGTGGCAAAGGTACATCCCGCCGCAAATCTGCTTGGCAATACTGGACACCAGGCAGAGTTCAAAAAGCAAGTCACTTTCAGAAAAGCGCAAGAAAAAGATGCAGCAGGCTACGTAAAAGGTGTGCTGGATTCTGCTCTGGAAGACCAACAGCAGCGTATGAAAGAGCTGGAAGTCAAAAAGGACGAAAAGGACGAATCCAAGCAGCCTAAGCCGCTTACTCAAGCCAAAATTACCAGCATTGAGGCCGCCAAGGTTAAAGCCATGGACGCCCGCAAGTCCGCTCCGGCCTATACACCACCAGCAGAAATGCCCGACATTTTAAACGAGCTGGACAAGTACGAGTATCTTTTCACCCTGAGCATCCAGAAGGGAGTCGCACTGCGTGATCCCGATCTGGAATGGATGGAATATTTCGAAACTACGGATGAATACGACAACATCAAAGCCCGCTGCGAGCAGCGCAAGCGGTTTTACGCCCGTAAACAGGCAAGCAATTAATTGGAGCAGCAAATGGACAGAACTATCTTTATCGAAACCTCAAACGTGACCAAGTTCAATACCGCTATTTCCACCCTTGAGTCAGTGGATAATGGTGAACAGGGCTTCGCCCTTGTCTACGGTCAGGCGGGGCGCGGTAAAACTGAAACCAGTCTAACCTATCAGGCCCGTAACGGCGGTATTTTCCTGCGTGTGCGTCAGAGCTGGACTCAGAATGCATTCCTAACCGCTTTGTCTAACAAAATGTATCTCAAGCCAGCTCGCAGCTCGGCAGCTTGCAAAGACCGCATAATTGATCGGCTGAATGTAGAGCCTCAGACCATCTATGTGGACGAAGCCGACAGGCTGCATGTGGGACGCATTGAGGACCTTCGCGACATTCATGACGAAACAGGCGTGCCTATTGTGCTGATAGGTGAGCGCGAGTTGCACGGAGTGCTGGGCGAGCGTCGCCGTCTCTGGTCCCGCGTCAAGCACTCCGTCGAGTTCGAGCCGGTCGCTGAAGAAGATGTGGCAATCCTCGCTTCTGATGCTGCTGGGCTTAACGTTGACCCGGAAGCCTGCGCCTTGATCGTAAAGAAAGCTGACGGTGATTTCAGGCTTGTCTGGACCTTGCTTGCTGGGCTGGAGAAAGTTGCCCGCACCCGCCAGACCGAGCTGGTTGACGCCAAAATGGTCAATGCTGTTGCCAAGAAGACTTTGACCTGGAGGCGGTAATGAAGACTGACAAAATGGACCAGATGCGTACCGCTTGCCGCACTTTAAGCAAGGGCGGAAAAACCATTACTAATGCCCAGATATACGCCGCAATGGGGGCAGGGCCTAACGACACAAAACGTCGAGACCGTATCCGCAAACGCATTACCTCTCTCAGAAAAGCTGGTGCCCTTAAATGGGTTGCCCGCGGCGAATATGAATATGTTGAAACAGAGGACCGCCGTGACGCTCCTTTGCTTAGCAAGGCATGGAGAGCAGTTAAGGCTGCAAAGTCTGGTTTCTCAGCTCAGGATATTGCCCGACGTTCTGACGCTGACTACTCGCATGTATCTCGCTGGTTTAGGTTTCTGGAAAGTGAGGGCTTTATTCTGCGTCAAGGGCGTAAGGGGAACACTATTCTTTATCGTTCTACTCCGCTTGCCCAACAGACCAGCGAAACACCTCTTCCATCCACAGAACTTCGCGATCCGTTTGCGACTGAGCGCGAAGCAGTGTGTGAACTGACCCGACTTTTTATGCTTAGCGATCTTTACCAGCCCAGCACTAAAACGAAAATTTTGAAATATTGCCGGACCATCATGGACCGGTTTGAAAAAAATCAGGAGGAAACATGAGCAGTAAGAAGGCAAAAACAGCAGAGCCAGCAACAAGCCCGGTAGGTCGCAAGATCAGACATTGTGTTTTTGAACTGCGTTGCATGGCTCAGGGCATGGATGAAGACAAGTTTACGACTATGAAGTCTATCATCCGAGAGCTTGAAGGTTGCGCTCTGCATATTGAAGAAATCGAAGAGCATACCCCGGTCAGTTCTTTTAAGCCCCCGCTTGATGCAAAACAACTGGCCGAGGAGCTGGCCGCAAGCACAAGAGCTTAACATGAAAGCTAAGTACAGCGAAAAGGACACCCGCGGCTTTCTGTTCGTTGATTGCTCGGAATGCACAAAAGGCGGGAACGGCAACAAATCCTGTTCCTCCGGATGGCTGAAGGAAAAAGGGAATCAGGGCGGCTGCTTTTGCGGCGCGCTGCTGGATGGTTTGGAAGTAAAATAGAAGGAGAAAACTATGGATAATGAAGCGATCATTGACGGCAAATACATGAAAAACAGCAAGGGTCACCTTGTCCCTGTTGAACAGGTCTCAGACTACGACAAGGAAAGGGATGAGTTGGTCCGCAGACTCATTTTAAAGGCAGGAGTTCATCAGGAATCATTAAGTGATTTCAAGATCGAATCTATGGGGGATGTGTACGCTTTTATGGAGCTTGCTTTTGAGAAGTACGGAGCCAAAAAGCGTGAGTTGAAAAACTTTCGACTCACCACATTTGACGGAACAGGCCGGGTTGAAGTGGCAGTTAATGACTTCCTCGACTTCGATGAACAACTTCAGGCCGCAAAGTCGCTGGTTGATGACTGCCTTATCGGTTGGACTGAAGATGCCCGTCCTGAAATTCAGGCAGTAGTCAATCAGGCATTTGAAACCGACAAAGAAGGCAGTGTCTCGCCCTCTAAGATTCTCCCTCTGATGAGGTTAGATATTGATGACAAAGACTGGAACAAGGCCATGAAAGCAGTAAAAGACAGCATGTGCGTCCAGTACAGCAAGAAATATATCCGCTTCAAACGGCGCACCGGTCCTGAAGGCAAATGGGAAAACATCGTATTGGACATTGCAGCCCTGTAGGAGTCGGTAATGTGCCTCAAACGTAAGCCACCACCCAAAGAGCGTGGAATCAAGACCGGCGAAGTACAGACAAAGGTAAGAACCGTGCCCATCGGCATACTGTTTGCCGCTGAATCCCGGTCTATCACAAAAGGTAAAATGGCCAGCCGAATGGCAAAGCTCCTCCAGATTGGCGTCGAGAGTGGTGCAATGTCAGACGACTGGACCAAGCAAGCACAGAGTCTGATTGATCAGGCTGAAAGCGTCAACCCCGAAGTGCTGGTCATAAGCTACGACGAGATTGACGGAAGCAAAGAAGAAAGAATGGAGGCTCTTATAATGACCCTTGATGAACTCGTTGAAAAAGTAGCTGAAGAAAAGCCTTACAGAACCCGCAAATCCGAAGTTGAAAATATCGTCACTACAGCAGTAGCGATGCTTGAAGCGGAAGTGGGCGTGGAGCTGGTGACCAGAAAGGACAAATCTGAATAGTGCGAAACCGCCCCGAGCTGGGCGGTCGTCATGACGTGGCGGTCATGGCCTGATGAGCAGCCGAAGGAATTAACATGGCTTTGACGAATGAAGATTGTGAACGAATTGAAAGAGCTTTGGACTCTAGTGATTTCGTAATGGTCTACCTTAAAATCGATGACCGTGAAATTACTCTCAGGTGGGCTCTTAAAACCAGATTTGAAAGAATGGTTGCAATCCTTGTTGAAGGTAAAATGGAATCTGAATGGGCAGAGGGTAACTCGCCAGAAAGTAAGTATTGGCGTTCTACAACTGGCTTTGCATACTCAGCAAAGGACAGAAAAACAATGAAACGGATGTCCAAAGCCAGTTTGAAAAGAAGAGGGCTTAATCCGAATGAAAGAGTAAATTATTATTCGCCGTACTTCACTTCATATAAAACGCTGCTTGCACACCTCAAGAGCTTCGAAGATGCAACATTAACTGAGGTTGGTTTCATATCATGACTAACCACCTCATCTACTCCCCCATCTTCAAACAGTCCAAGTGCGGCGGTGCGGCCCAGCTCACTCCACGTGATGTGAAATGCAAACACGACAAGAAGCCCCATCGCGCAAGAGAAGTCGGCGGCGTGATCCGTTGCTCCGGTTGCGACAATATGTGTGTATGCCCCACAGGGATTGAACACGATCAGGAAATAAGGATTAAGCAACATGGCAAACTATAACCCCAAACGCGCCCTAATCACCAAAGTGGCCATAGCCCGAAAGCAGATCGTAATTGACGAAGACGCATACCGCGAGTTGCTTGAACGTCGCTACGGCGTCACCAGCTCCACAAAGCTCAATATCAAGCAGCTCAGTGAATTGCTTAACCTGTTTGAAACAAAATACGGCTGGAAACCCAAGCCCGCCAAGACCAAGAAGCCCACATCCACCCAGCAGAAAGGCCGGGGCTATCAAGGCGAGTTTGTCGAGATCAGCGACAAAGACCCGCTGGCTAAACAGAAACGCTATGCGCTGGCCTTGGCCAAGCTGCTCGGCTGGAAGCTGGCAGGCCTCAACACCCGCTGCAAGAAACAATTCAAGGTCGAACGGTTTGAGTGGATCAGTCAGCAGAAGCACATGCAGACCTTGATTAGAGATATGCAGGTACGCTGTAAGAAACGCGGCATCGACTACAGCCCCAATTAGTATGAATCAGGAGCAGGAGCGGGAAAGCCTTCGGGCAGCAATAGTCGACCAGCACGGAACGATCCATAAGTTCTGCCGCAGATGTCCGCAGTTGAACAGATCAACTGTCTACATGGTGCTGAATGGGAACTACCCCGGCAATCTGGCGGGACAGATAAAACGGATCAAGCAGGCCATGGAAGGCGAGGACAAGAGCGAATCGGTCTTTATGGCCATCAAATCGGAAGCCTGCAAGCGGTGCGCGGTAACAGGGAAATGCAGCAAATGCGATCGCATGTTTCGCGCTCAGGCGGCAGAAGTTTTAAAAATTTTCTCAAATTGAGTGACCTATGGAACAGCAAAAAATAGCACATGTACTCTGCCACAGAAATGGAGAAGAGGCTGGACCCAAGCTGGAGATTTTCCCCTCTGAACAGTGGAAGAAACCGAGGGCCAAAGCTGGGCTATACCGTCTGCGCAAAGACCGTCTCTGGGTTATGCAGGGTGAAAAATATACCTTCATGCCTCCCTCAAAAATTGGAGAAATTGTGGTCCAATCTTTGGGATTGGTTGAGCCTGAGCCTGAGCATGTACCAGAACTGAAGCCACAGCAGCGGGTAACAGTGCTGGGGCCAAATGGATGGACTATGGGCATTACCGTAACCGATCCCATACAAGGACCGGATGGGCAGTGGCAGATTTGGGTCAGGGGTTATGGTTTTGCTGGATTTTATCTTTGTGAGGAAATCAGGAGATAGTCATGAATAGCACGCTATGCAGAACACTACGAAAGATGCTTGCTGACGGTTTTGAGCAGTACAATGGCGTAATCGACCCGGCAGTATATGAACGGCTTGAATGCCCCGATCCGAAAAAGGCTTACTGGGTATGTAACTGGCCGATCCTGCATTGCCTTGGATGTCGAGAACGCTGTACGCCCAAGGATATCCGGGGCTTCCAGATGACCTTGCCCAGTCCTGAACCTACTGTAATTAAATGGCAGGAAAAGGTTAACACATTGTTAAAGAAACGGTTTGTTCGTCCTGCTGAAGCAGCCTTCTGTCTTGATGTTTCAGAACGTCATGTTCGTGATCTGGTAGATGAGGGAATTCTTGTACGCCATATTCGGCCTCCGCTCAGAATTACCGCCGAATCGGTTAAAGCCGAAATGGAACGTTTGGATAATTAATTTTGAAATTTTGATATATGACGAGGGTGATATAAAGCCTCCTCAGGAACAGGGAGTTCTGACAGACTTATCATTTCTAATTCTTTTCCATTACGAATGTACGCGTATGTGTAGAGAAATCTAAGACATGGAGGAGGACAAGAATATACTAACAGTTTGAAATATCGCTTCTTATTTCTTCTGAATGTTAAAAGTTCTTCAAATGCCAAGAAAAAATTATTATAAAGGGTGTATTGTTCCGGGTGTTCTAATTTTTTACCATCTTTGTATGGTTTAATAGATTCATCAAAGTAATCAGGGTCTCGGAAAACAATTGCCTCATTATAATTATCTACGTTTTTTAAATAATTTACAATCCTTTGATATTTATCGGGGTCAGATCGATAACTCACCCCACTTTTATTATGTTCCAATCTTGTGCTATCGCATAGTAAAAAATCAAACAAATATGGGTGAATAATATATGAAATTTCATTTACTCTTTTGATTATAGAAAAAAAACTTGTTTCAAAAGCCTGCTGGTCAAGAATTTGTATTTGTTTTTTGCTGTCATCTCGTTGCTTTCTTAGGCTTTTACGTTGAAGTGAAATTTGATAAGTTTGCATCTTTAAAGTTGCGTAAAAGAAAAAGACCCCGGCCAAAGCCCAAAGAGGCCCAGAGGTTCCACCTATAAATGTCCCCAACTGAGCAGCTGTTTCGATATTTAATTCCCCCCACAATTCAATATATCCGTCATTACAAAACAGATAAAGAACTACAATGCAATTTACTATGCCTAACCCAACAAGAATCTTCCCTATTGTCTCATAGGTACAACCACAGCATGTCTTAGTATAGTTTTCGGGTAACATATTATTTCCCCCAGAATTAAACGGGTTTTGTGCTTTGAACCGCTGACTCATACCCCCTTACTTTTTTTTATTCAAGCTGACTTGATAAACTTTGCATATCCCGCATGGCCGAAGTGAATTAGCCCATCATATCCCACATAATAACCTCCGTAACGCATCAAACGTACGGAGGTTTTTTTATGACTTTTAGCGAACGCTTCAAAGAACAAATCATCAAACACGAAGGGCTTAAACTCACTCCCTACCGCTGTACCGCAGGTAAAATAACTATCGGCGTCGGTCGCAATCTGGACGACAACGGCATCACCAGAGGAGAGGCCATGATGATGCTTAATCATGACATTGAAGCTTGCGAAGGCCAGCTCTATGTCTCCATGCCTTGGGTTTTCCAGCTCAGCGATCCGCGACGCGCTGTACTCCTCAATATGTGTTTCAACCTCGGCTTTAATGGCCTGTGCAAATTCAAAAACATGCTCTCCGCTTGTGAGTCTGGCGATTATGAGCTCGCAGCCTCTGAAATGCTTGATTCCAAGTGGGCAAAGCAAGTCGGTCAGCGTGCGGACGAGCTCACGCTCCAGATGGAAACCGGAGAATGGTCCTAATGCCTCCCGCAGACGACATGCTGTACATGATATTTACGGCAGGATTTACCTTTGGGATTGGAATTCAGGCAGCCAAGTTATTTGTTGAAAATTGGGACGATATCTTTGCCTTTTGGGTGATTCTCCCCGTCAAAATTCTACTGGCCTGCACCAAAAAGATTTTCTCGTTCATCAACCTCAACATGGAGAAAGCAATGAAAACTTACCTTATTCTCGGTTTTATCGGTGCCGTTATCGGCGCACTGATCGGCGCTATTGCTGGCTGGCTCGTCAGTCTGGTTTGGCCGTGTGTCATCGTCGGCGCTGTGGCTGGTGCTATCGGCCTGCCCACATTTCGCATCTGGCCTAACTGGTTCAGCGACCGCGTACCCGACTGGGTTCCCGGCGCTGTGATGCCGGTTGTTTGCGTCATGCTCGGCGGTGTCATCGGCGCGTTTACCGGATGGGATGTTCGTGGCTGTGGCTTCGGTGCTCTGTTTGGCTGCATTGTCGTGGGGATGTCTTACGGCATCCGGTATTTGCCCTTTAACGTTCAGTAGGGAGGGACCGCCATGGGTTTATTTACTTCTGTAAAGGTCGGCAAGGAAATCGGCGATGCTGCCGGTGGTGTAATTGAGGCTGTCGGTAACGTCTTCGATCAGCTTTTCACCTCCGACGAAGAGCGAGCACAAGCAAAATACAAATTTGCTGAGTTGTTTCAGGGAGGAGCACTCAAGGAATTTGAAGGCCGTATCAAACTGATACTTGCAGAAATGAACGGCAACTGGCTCCAACGCTCATGGCGGCCCATCCTGATGCTTTCCATTGTGGCTATCGTGGTCAACAACTACCTGCTTTACCCTTACTTGAGTCTTTTTTGGTCCAAAGCCCCGGAATTGGCTCTGCCCGTTGAACTCTGGGAACTAATGAAACTCGGTGTCGGCGGATACACAGTTGGACGAAGCGGGGAAAAGATTGCTGAGAAGGTTGCCGAAGCTTGGAGGAATAAATCGTGAGTGATGACATTTGGGGCTGGCTCCGCTTCGGCATGAACTGCCTGTCGACTATTGGTGGCGGAGTCGTTCTGTGGGGAATCTGGTCGTTAAAGAAATCGTTTGTGAGCCACAAGGACTGCGACAATTGCCGCAAAGAAATTACTCAAAAAACAACAGACCTTGGGCACCGGGTAACCCAAAACGAAAACGCTCTTGAACATCTGCCGACTAAAGATTCTACGCACAAGCTTGAGCTTCAATTGGCAGGAATGCGTGGCGACTTAAAGGTTTTAACTGAAAAAATTGGATCAGTAGAAGCGATTAACCAACAGGTCGGCAGAATTGAAGAATATCTGCTGAACAACAAGCGAGGCTAGAAAACATGTCTTTTGATGAAACCATTTCGCAGCACCTGCGCATCACCATTCTGCGACTGCTGGACGAACACAACGGGACTTCCAACGATTCCCTGCTTTGCGATCTGGTGGCCCCTTTCGGCTTCAATCCCAGCCGAGACAAAATGCGTACCGAGCTTAACTGGCTTGCAGAACAGGGCCTCGTTGAATGCTCTAATAACGGCTGCATGACCGTAGAGCTGACCCAGCGCGGCGAGGATGTAGCTAAGTGTCGCGTCACGGTTCCGGGCGTTAAGCGTCCTGCGCGGAGATAGGTCATGGGTAAAGCATATCCGATGGAAGTCCGTCTGAAAGCTCAAGAGCTTTTCTGCGTCCTGCGTTGGACTCTTAAGGCTGTAGCTCAAGAGATCGGCGTCACTTACACCACCGTCCAGCGCTGGTCTAAAGACTATGGTTGGCAGGAAATGCAGGACAATCTCGCACAGGCTGAGTTTGACATTAGGGCTGACGGAATTTTGGCCCGATCGGAAATGCTTAAAACCTTGATTAAGACCAAAGACCCACAAGCAGCTTTCGCTGTTTCCAGCCTTGAAACTTTGGCCATGAAACAAGCGGAAGTCGAACGCGCTGGGCAGCTTATCAAAAATCAGCTTGAGCAGCCGGAACGCAAGATCGCTTCTCTTGCCGATGCAATCCCGGTTCTGGAGCAAGCTATCAACATCAAGCTTGCCCGTCTGCTCGACGATCCCGACGCCGACATGCTGCGCGCTGCTCGTAATATCAAGTCCGCATTTGAATTTATCGACGCCATGAAACCCAAAGACGAAACTAAGAAGAAACGCGGTCTTACTGCTGAAACTGCTGAAGAAATCAGGAAGAAAATTCTGTTTGGTGAAGACTAATGACTGTAATAAGCGATGCACATATCAAAGATTTGGAACCTCTGGAAATCAGCGACGAGGAAATCCAAAACATTTACCCTACAGATGTTCCTGCTGTGCTGCTTCCGTACCAACAGGAATGGGTACAGGATCAAAGCGATGTAGCTATTGAAGAGAAAGGCCGTCGTATCGGGCTGACATGGGGCGGTGCATCTGATGATGTTCTGCTCGCTGCTACTGAAAAAAGTCAAGGCGGTATGGATGTCCTCTACCTTGGCTACGAGCTAGAAATGACACGGGAATATATTACTACCTGTGCTTTCTGGGCCAAAAATTTTGCTAAAGCAGTTTCCAAAATCGATAGCTTTGAACAGTTTATTTTTGTGGACTACGACCCCAAAACAACTGAAACACGTGAAATCAAAGCATTCAGAATCAATTTTGCATCCAAGAATAAAATTGTCGCTTTATCTTCTGCCCCACGTAGTCTGCGTGGGCGCCAAGGTAGAGTTGTTCTTGATGAAGCTGCTTTTCATGACGACCTTCAAGCTGTTCTGAAATCCGCCATGGCCTTTCTCACGTGGGGTGGGCAAGTTCGCATAATTTCCACTCACAACGGCGAGGACAATGCTTTCAACCAGCTGATTGAGGAAACCAGAGCTGGAAAGTGGCCTTATTCTCTGCACCGTACTCCGTTCATGAAAGCAGTAGAACAAGGGCTGTACAAACGAATTTGCCTCGTAAAAGGACTCGAATGGACCCAAGAAAAAGAAGATGAATGGGTAGAGGGGATTTATGCGAACTACGGCGACAATGGCGCTGAAGAGTTGGACGCAATACCTTCCCCGTTGTCTGGTAGCTGGCTCAATCATAGCCGCATTGTTTCATGTGCTAATGACGATATCCCGCTGATTACGTGGCTTCCCCCAGCAACAGATTTTGTAGATTGGGATATTGAAACTGCACATCGGGATGTACGCGACTGGATGCAAGCAAATGTTCTCCCTCTTTTGGATGTTCTGCCTAAAGACAAGCGTCATTACCTCGGTGAAGACTTCGGACGTTCTGGCGACCTTTCTGTTGATTGGCCTGCCGTCAGAATGCCGGACTACTCCTTGGAGACTCCATTTGTATTGCAGCTTCGCAATGCCCCGTTTCGCACTCAAGAACAGATACTGTTTTACGTGCTTGACCGTTTGCCCAGAATGTCAGGTGCCGCCTTTGATGCCCGCGGCAATGGTCAGGCTATCGCCGAGTATGCCCGTCAGCGTTATGGTCATGAACTTGTGGCAGAAGTTATGCTTTCTACTTCCTGGTACCGGGAAAACATGCCTCGTCTGAAAACTTCTTTCGAAGACCGCACCTTCACTATCCCTAAACAAGAAGACATTATTGACGATTTCCGGGGAATTAAACTGCGCAAGGGAATAGCCTGCCCGCCAGAATCAAGCACTAAAAGCGAATCCGGGCAGCGCCATTGCGACTCGGCTATTGCTGCTGCCTTGGTGCAATTCGCCGCAGCAACCATCGAACCGCCCCAAGAATGGGAATCCCCCATAACCGCCGGATCATCCGCAGCCGCAGCCCTGACACGAGGATATAGATAATGAGTACTGGAATATGGGATAGTAAGGGCAATTGGATTGAATTTAGCTCCGGCGCTATGGCCAACCTTGGTACCGAGTTCGCCACCAGCTCACGGGCCATGGGCTTCGACCCGGCTACAATTTTCGGCATGCTGCCCGACCCTGATCCGGTTCTGCGCAAGCGAGGTGAGGACGCCGCGATCCTCGCCGAGCTGGACGGAGACGACGAGGTCAGCACTGGTATCGAAAAGCGGACTTTACGCACCCAGAACAAGACCAACTATACTTTTAATCCCGGTCACGCTGAAGGTGAAGAACCGACCGCGCAGGCCGTGGAAATCTGCAAGCAGCTTGAGCGCGATCTGTCCGCGCTGAAGCTCCGGGACGAGTTCGGCGAAATTTTGGAGACCGTCTTTTATGGGCCCACGTTTTCAGAGCTGATGTGGGAACCGCATAATGGCAGAT encodes the following:
- a CDS encoding helix-turn-helix transcriptional regulator; the encoded protein is MSAAAVANPHAGVRSGKKRYPWRIKEWMSAHDLTQIKIAKDIGISKSIVSSTINGSTNNKKVLAYLRDKGCPQKYLSLPEEMKEDKE
- a CDS encoding Mu transposase C-terminal domain-containing protein; translation: MCKHYPSAKIYTALGVTRQAFEKRAKLEGWPFRTRQGRGGGKEYAFDTLPESVRTAILKHEACTADVCPVSSTPTQGPTLDSLSDKKRAKALARADLVALYTSHLSKAKRGGKAEAKTLFIAAYKGGAWPQLLGTLGVKVSWKTIERWKVTLREEQSVVALADGRGKGNAARTVMTEQHTDILLKAVLNPNSTTISESIDTAMGLMSIQGLYCPSEKTMRRWLQRWKETHFGTWVFTREGKKSWNDKAAFFIERDYDLIEVGDIMVADGHVLNFETTNPWTGKPQRMELVMWYDMASNCPLGWEIMPTENTQAIASAFRRACIALGKYPRIAYLDNGRAFRSKYFNGTKFEQTGIGGLFQELGVQTIFAWPYHGQSKTIERFFGTLHQLEQWVPSYVGNCIDNKPPRLHRGETMHRKAYEGTGGRPLTMEETHVAVARWIDKYINKPQRGHLNGRCPAELFVAGRGPGVDEQQLRHLMMVKEYRKITREGIKLFGERYYSPELYSRTHSVQVRYDMHDMSCVHVYRDGEFICTAPKVAKVHPAANLLGNTGHQAEFKKQVTFRKAQEKDAAGYVKGVLDSALEDQQQRMKELEVKKDEKDESKQPKPLTQAKITSIEAAKVKAMDARKSAPAYTPPAEMPDILNELDKYEYLFTLSIQKGVALRDPDLEWMEYFETTDEYDNIKARCEQRKRFYARKQASN
- a CDS encoding ATP-binding protein, whose protein sequence is MDRTIFIETSNVTKFNTAISTLESVDNGEQGFALVYGQAGRGKTETSLTYQARNGGIFLRVRQSWTQNAFLTALSNKMYLKPARSSAACKDRIIDRLNVEPQTIYVDEADRLHVGRIEDLRDIHDETGVPIVLIGERELHGVLGERRRLWSRVKHSVEFEPVAEEDVAILASDAAGLNVDPEACALIVKKADGDFRLVWTLLAGLEKVARTRQTELVDAKMVNAVAKKTLTWRR
- a CDS encoding DUF3164 family protein; this encodes MDNEAIIDGKYMKNSKGHLVPVEQVSDYDKERDELVRRLILKAGVHQESLSDFKIESMGDVYAFMELAFEKYGAKKRELKNFRLTTFDGTGRVEVAVNDFLDFDEQLQAAKSLVDDCLIGWTEDARPEIQAVVNQAFETDKEGSVSPSKILPLMRLDIDDKDWNKAMKAVKDSMCVQYSKKYIRFKRRTGPEGKWENIVLDIAAL
- a CDS encoding phage protein GemA/Gp16 family protein; the encoded protein is MANYNPKRALITKVAIARKQIVIDEDAYRELLERRYGVTSSTKLNIKQLSELLNLFETKYGWKPKPAKTKKPTSTQQKGRGYQGEFVEISDKDPLAKQKRYALALAKLLGWKLAGLNTRCKKQFKVERFEWISQQKHMQTLIRDMQVRCKKRGIDYSPN
- a CDS encoding DNA-binding protein, producing MNSTLCRTLRKMLADGFEQYNGVIDPAVYERLECPDPKKAYWVCNWPILHCLGCRERCTPKDIRGFQMTLPSPEPTVIKWQEKVNTLLKKRFVRPAEAAFCLDVSERHVRDLVDEGILVRHIRPPLRITAESVKAEMERLDN
- a CDS encoding glycoside hydrolase family protein; translation: MTFSERFKEQIIKHEGLKLTPYRCTAGKITIGVGRNLDDNGITRGEAMMMLNHDIEACEGQLYVSMPWVFQLSDPRRAVLLNMCFNLGFNGLCKFKNMLSACESGDYELAASEMLDSKWAKQVGQRADELTLQMETGEWS
- a CDS encoding 3TM-type holin — encoded protein: MGLFTSVKVGKEIGDAAGGVIEAVGNVFDQLFTSDEERAQAKYKFAELFQGGALKEFEGRIKLILAEMNGNWLQRSWRPILMLSIVAIVVNNYLLYPYLSLFWSKAPELALPVELWELMKLGVGGYTVGRSGEKIAEKVAEAWRNKS
- a CDS encoding DUF2730 family protein; the encoded protein is MSDDIWGWLRFGMNCLSTIGGGVVLWGIWSLKKSFVSHKDCDNCRKEITQKTTDLGHRVTQNENALEHLPTKDSTHKLELQLAGMRGDLKVLTEKIGSVEAINQQVGRIEEYLLNNKRG
- a CDS encoding ArsR family transcriptional regulator yields the protein MSFDETISQHLRITILRLLDEHNGTSNDSLLCDLVAPFGFNPSRDKMRTELNWLAEQGLVECSNNGCMTVELTQRGEDVAKCRVTVPGVKRPARR